In Parasegetibacter sp. NRK P23, the genomic stretch CCTTCTGCCGCCCGAGTTACTCATTTCCACATCAAACACATAACCGGAATCGGCCTGGCAACGGATGAAGTTGGAGCTGGAAGAAGACCACATTACAAAGTCGCCGGAGTGCTTTCTTATTTCAAATACATTATGATACTCCACTTCCCGCTTCGCTTCAATTTCTTCCAAAGATTTTTCCAACCCGGTATAAGCCTGCTTCCAGACTTTCACCGGAAAGATATCGGTCAACTCAGGCGCCGCCTCCCCGTTAAAACGGCGTGCATTCACGATTTTGAATTCGATGGGATAAGAACTGCTGTTGTTGGGGTTGGAAAAAACATTGGAGTACATGGTGGTGCGGCCCACAACAGGTTCGAAGGCGGTTTGGGCAAACCCTGCTTCAGCACTCAGGGCGTCCCTGTATTCAGGAACATATTTCTTACAGGAAGCAACACCTGCCATTACGGTACCGGCGATGGCCAGCCAACAGGGGAACAGGAGTTTGTTGTTCTTCATAATCATTTTTTTAGCTGTTCGGTAATGGTGAAGGGTTATTTGTTCATTCTTTCCACGAACTCGTTCCCGAATCCGAAATCGTGTCCGGAAGAAAGCACATGTACGATACCGTTATTCGTCTTTACGTTCACGATCTGTGTTTTGGTGGTTACCCAGAATATCTCGAACGGCGTTTCCTTGGGATCGCTGAAGAACAATTGTTGTGGTCCTCCGCCAACATAACCGCCCGCGTTCACCCTTTCGTAGAGCAGGTTCATCGAGTAATCATATTTGATGTTGGGTGCCAGGATACCGTCCGCGTTCCCTACTACCCTATCGGTATTGTATAAGCCGCGCAGTATGTAGCGGCACGCCAGCGTATCAAGGTGCGCGGAGTCGAGCGTGGCCAGTGTTAACGGCGGCCGCGCGGGCTGCATGGTGGCCCTGCGCAGGTTCAGGTTTTTCATGGCCAGGTTAAAACTGTTGTTGTTGATCGCAAACAACGTTACTTCTCCTGAAACCAGGGAATCCTTCAAACCACCCAGCCGGTCAATGACCAGCAGCATGGAATCATACAAGCCAGGAAACCTTTGCAGGTATTCGTAGCTGTTACCCTGGAACACGCTGGACTCCTTGTCGTAGTTATAATAGGTATCGTCCTTTTTGGAGCAGGCGGCAAAGCAACAGGCCACCGCCAGGGTAAAGAGCATGCTTTTTATAGAAAATATGTTTCTCATTCGCATCTTGTTAGGTTTATGCACTTTCAGTGGCGGGCTACTGCCAGTAACTGTTCTGTACGATTTTTGGATTGTTCTTGATGACATCCCTTGCCACCGGCCAGTAAATTCCGCCGCGGTCTATCAGGTCGTTAAAGGCGGGATCTTCTCTCCTGATCTTGTGGTAACGCACCAGGTCGTACCACCTCCAGCCTTCACCCACAAGCTCTCTGCGGCGTTCTTCAAATATTTCTTTGAGCAGGTCGCTGCCCGGTTCTGCCGGATCAAAAGACTCTAATCCTCTCCTGGAACGCATGTTATTGAGCAGGGTGATGGCATCAGATTCGTGGCCCAATACGGTTAACGCCTCGGCCCTCAGCAGCGCGATCTCTTCCAGGCGGGAGAACAGTATGGCTGAAGTGAAAATATTGAACTGGGATTCTCCGGCTACCCCCGCGTTGATCGCCTTAATTTTGCTGAAGATGGGAATCTCTTCTCCGTAACCAGTGATATAAGCGTTCCGGTACAAAGTGGGCGTTCCCTGGGAAACACTGGTGGTATCGGCACCGAAACGCTGGTCCTGACCGTTCCTGGTCGGGAACATGGCAGCGAGCGTATCGTTGGTGATATAGATATCGGGCAGTTGCTTGGACACCAGCGGGTATGCGAGGGTGAGTTGCTCAATATGTCCCGTTACGGAGGATTCACCCATTCCTTTGATGAAGTTGAAAGAAATGAACTGGTTCTGGGAAGCGGAAAGGCCGTTGGCCAGTTCGTTGAACAATCCGTTGGTACGCGTAACCTGGTCCACGGTAAGGTAGCTGATGCCGATCCTGTTAAAGTTGTTCATCACAAAATCAGTGTATCCTGCCACGGCGTAATAGTTGCCCTGCAACGCGGAAATATGGGCCAGGATGGCGTATGCCGATACTTTGTTGATGAGCATATTGCGCCACTCATTGTAACTCTTGGTATGATAAATGGTTCCGGGCAGCACCGGATCGCCGCCGCCATACACATAAGGCAGCAACGGGGCGGCATCTTCAATTTCCTTTACGGCGAAACCGAGCACATCTTCCTTGCTGCTGCGGGCGAACTGTTCGAACTTGCCGTTATCGTAAGATTTGGTGAGCAAGGGAACATCTCCCCAGATGCGTACCATATAATAATAGATGAAGGCGCGGAGCACACGGGCCTGGGCCACATCTATCTTATGGTTAATCTCTGTATAACGCGTATCTGCAAGCGCTTCTGCTGAACGCTCAATAAACAGGTTGCAGGCGTTCACGGCGGCGTAAAACCTGCGCCAGTTGGATACGCTTTCAAAAACGGGGTACCCCGCGTTGAGGTTACCTTCAATAATCGCCTTCAGATCTGGTCTTTTCAGGGAAGTAAAATCGCCGTTGCGGAGTTCCCCCATCAGCCAGTGCGCGTTGTTGTCGGCGATGGCGGCACGGAACAATCCGTAAATCCCCATCAAACCGGAACGTGCGTCGTCGATGGTTTTCCAACTGTTGGCCTCATCCGACTGGCGGGTGCTTTCTATATCCAGCTTCTTGTTGCAGGATTGCAGCACCGGGCCCGTTACCAGTGTGGCCGCAAGAAAAACAGTCAGTACACTTTTACCTGTCATAAAATGCCGGTGTTAGTAGATTGAAAATTTTATAAATCGATTTTTACGCCCAGGATGAACGAACGCTGAATGGGCAAACCGTAACCGTTGTAGATGCCGTTGTATTGAACCAGTTCGGGGTCTGTACCTTTGAAGGGGGTAACCGTGAAGAGGTTCGCGCCAGTAACATATACAGTGGCTTCTTTAAATGTTTTGCCTGCGCCCTTACCTGCCACCAGGTTATACGACAATGTGAGGGAACGGAGCTTCAGGAAAGATGCTTTATCGAGGAACAGGTCCTGGTCAAGGCGATAGGGTATAGTATTGCTCCACGGGTTGTACATGGGGTAACCGGCGAGGTCCATCTTTCTTTCCCAGAATGTGATTTCTTTCACTGCGTTGATATCAGAAGACGCGTCGTAGTTGATGAAGTCGAACTTACTCGCGGCATATTGGTTCTGCAAATAATGGCCGAGGGCAAAGTAGAACTGGAAGTTGAGGGTGAACGCTTTGTAAGCGAGCGCTCCGCCGAAACCACCGGTCAGTTTGGGCAATGAATTTCCGGCAAGCACCTTGTCGTCTGAATTAATGGCGAAATCGCCGTTCACATCTTTCCAGCGGGCATCCCCGGCTTTCATGGGTACACCTTCAAAAGCTATGGGCTGTGCCGTTCCCGGATTCACAGGCACTTCGGCATCTGTATTGTATTTCCCTTCGTTCTGGTACACCCAGAACGCATCGATGCGTTCGCCTACTTTCAACAGGCGGTTCCCTATAATCACTTCATTCAATCCACCGGGAAGTGCTTTCAGTTCATTTTTATTGAAGTTGAGGTTCCCGTTGACATTCAGACCGATACCGTTTTTACCTGATGCTTTCAAAACGGTGGCACCTATAGTAAAGTCTACCCCTGTATTGTTCACCTCCATTCCCGGACGGAAAGCGCTGGCGTAACCATATTCCATAGGAACGGGTACGGCAAGCATCATATCTTTATCAGTTTTGGAATAGAAATCAACACCAATGTCCAGTTTTCCTTTCAGCAAACTGGCATTTGCGCCCAGGGTAGCCTGCTGCACCTTCGCCCAGGGAATGCCATATCCCACCCAGCCTGAGTTATAAGGTCTTGACAACCCGGGAAGTCCGGCGTAACTGCCAATCGTTGGTGCGCCTGTC encodes the following:
- a CDS encoding RagB/SusD family nutrient uptake outer membrane protein produces the protein MTGKSVLTVFLAATLVTGPVLQSCNKKLDIESTRQSDEANSWKTIDDARSGLMGIYGLFRAAIADNNAHWLMGELRNGDFTSLKRPDLKAIIEGNLNAGYPVFESVSNWRRFYAAVNACNLFIERSAEALADTRYTEINHKIDVAQARVLRAFIYYYMVRIWGDVPLLTKSYDNGKFEQFARSSKEDVLGFAVKEIEDAAPLLPYVYGGGDPVLPGTIYHTKSYNEWRNMLINKVSAYAILAHISALQGNYYAVAGYTDFVMNNFNRIGISYLTVDQVTRTNGLFNELANGLSASQNQFISFNFIKGMGESSVTGHIEQLTLAYPLVSKQLPDIYITNDTLAAMFPTRNGQDQRFGADTTSVSQGTPTLYRNAYITGYGEEIPIFSKIKAINAGVAGESQFNIFTSAILFSRLEEIALLRAEALTVLGHESDAITLLNNMRSRRGLESFDPAEPGSDLLKEIFEERRRELVGEGWRWYDLVRYHKIRREDPAFNDLIDRGGIYWPVARDVIKNNPKIVQNSYWQ